Proteins encoded within one genomic window of Rhinolophus sinicus isolate RSC01 linkage group LG14, ASM3656204v1, whole genome shotgun sequence:
- the GOLPH3L gene encoding Golgi phosphoprotein 3-like isoform X1 — translation MTTLTHRAHRTKIGKNSEKKVESEEDITNQDRSPDSEDSGDSKDIRLTLMEEVLLLGLKDKEGYTSFWNDCISSGLRGGILIELAMRGRIYLEPPTMRKKRLLDRKVLLKSDSPTGDVLLDETLKHIRATEPTETVQTWIELLTGETWNPFKLQYQLRNVRERIAKNLVEKGILTTEKQNFLLFDMTTHPVTNTTEKQRLMKKLQDSVLERWVNDPQRMDRRTLALLVLAHSSDVLENVFSSLADDKYDVAMNRAKDLVELDPEVEGTKHSATEMIWAVLAAFNKS, via the exons ATGACCACTTTAACTCACCGGGCCCATCGCACTAAAATAGGCAAGAACTCCGAAAAGAAGGTAGAAAGTGAAGAAGACATTACTAATCAAGACAGGAGTCCAGACAGTGAAGATTCTGGAGACTCCAAGGATATCCGCCTCACCCTTATGGAAGAAGTTCTGCTCCTGGGACTAAAAGATAAAGAG GGTTACACATCTTTCTGGAATGACTGCATATCATCTGGCCTGCGAGGGGGCATCCTGATAGAGCTGGCCATGCGGGGTCGAATCTATCTGGAACCCCCGACCATGCGTAAGAAGCGACTCCTAGACAGAAAG GTACTGCTGAAGTCAGACAGCCCAACGGGGGACGTCTTACTGGATGAAACTCTCAAACACATCAGAGCCACAGAACCCACAGAAACTGTCCAGACATGGATAGAGCTGCTCACCG GCGAGACCTGGAACCCCTTCAAATTACAGTACCAGCTGAGAAATGTAAGAGAGCGAATTGCAAAGAACCTAGTAGAGAAGGGTATTCTAACCACTGAGAAGCAGAATTTCCTCCTATTTGACATGACTACTCATCCAGTGACCAATACAACAGAGAAACAGCGACTAATGAAAAAACTTCAAGATAGTGTCCTAGAGCGGTGGGTAAATGACCCTCAGCGTATGGACAGACGAACTCTAGCACTCTTGGTGCTAGCCCACTCCTCCGACGTGCTGGAGAATGTCTTCTCCTCTCTGGCAGATGACAAGTATGATGTGGCAATGAATCGAGCCAAGGACCTAGTAGAACTGGACCCTGAAGTGGAGGGGACAAAGCACAGTGCCACAGAGATGATCTGGGCGGTGCTGGCAGCTTTCAATAAATCCTAA
- the GOLPH3L gene encoding Golgi phosphoprotein 3-like isoform X2: MTTLTHRAHRTKIGKNSEKKVESEEDITNQDRSPDSEDSGDSKDIRLTLMEEVLLLGLKDKEVLLKSDSPTGDVLLDETLKHIRATEPTETVQTWIELLTGETWNPFKLQYQLRNVRERIAKNLVEKGILTTEKQNFLLFDMTTHPVTNTTEKQRLMKKLQDSVLERWVNDPQRMDRRTLALLVLAHSSDVLENVFSSLADDKYDVAMNRAKDLVELDPEVEGTKHSATEMIWAVLAAFNKS; this comes from the exons ATGACCACTTTAACTCACCGGGCCCATCGCACTAAAATAGGCAAGAACTCCGAAAAGAAGGTAGAAAGTGAAGAAGACATTACTAATCAAGACAGGAGTCCAGACAGTGAAGATTCTGGAGACTCCAAGGATATCCGCCTCACCCTTATGGAAGAAGTTCTGCTCCTGGGACTAAAAGATAAAGAG GTACTGCTGAAGTCAGACAGCCCAACGGGGGACGTCTTACTGGATGAAACTCTCAAACACATCAGAGCCACAGAACCCACAGAAACTGTCCAGACATGGATAGAGCTGCTCACCG GCGAGACCTGGAACCCCTTCAAATTACAGTACCAGCTGAGAAATGTAAGAGAGCGAATTGCAAAGAACCTAGTAGAGAAGGGTATTCTAACCACTGAGAAGCAGAATTTCCTCCTATTTGACATGACTACTCATCCAGTGACCAATACAACAGAGAAACAGCGACTAATGAAAAAACTTCAAGATAGTGTCCTAGAGCGGTGGGTAAATGACCCTCAGCGTATGGACAGACGAACTCTAGCACTCTTGGTGCTAGCCCACTCCTCCGACGTGCTGGAGAATGTCTTCTCCTCTCTGGCAGATGACAAGTATGATGTGGCAATGAATCGAGCCAAGGACCTAGTAGAACTGGACCCTGAAGTGGAGGGGACAAAGCACAGTGCCACAGAGATGATCTGGGCGGTGCTGGCAGCTTTCAATAAATCCTAA